One genomic segment of Pseudomonadota bacterium includes these proteins:
- a CDS encoding response regulator, which yields MEYQQSTSAPSAASRGQPAANAARKNGAPGKPLRILLVEDSPLLRGRLENMLSQHAAFKVTGLAAAEAEAVEKLDSVPYDAIVVDVELRPGSGIGVIRQARARNKASGDGGHVWIIVLTNYDLPTVRERCMQAGADHFLDKMREIDQLIPILLGIAARKP from the coding sequence ATGGAATACCAGCAGTCGACGTCAGCACCTTCGGCCGCGTCTCGCGGCCAGCCGGCCGCCAATGCGGCACGCAAGAACGGCGCGCCAGGCAAACCGTTGAGAATCCTGCTGGTCGAGGATTCGCCGCTGCTGCGTGGGCGCCTGGAAAACATGCTGTCGCAGCATGCGGCCTTCAAGGTGACTGGCCTCGCCGCGGCGGAAGCCGAAGCGGTGGAGAAACTCGACTCGGTGCCTTACGACGCCATCGTCGTCGACGTGGAACTGCGCCCGGGCAGCGGCATCGGCGTCATCCGCCAGGCTCGCGCCCGCAACAAGGCGAGCGGGGACGGCGGCCACGTCTGGATCATCGTGCTGACCAACTACGATCTGCCGACCGTGCGTGAGCGCTGCATGCAGGCCGGCGCCGATCACTTCCTCGACAAGATGCGCGAGATCGACCAGCTCATTCCGATCCTGCTGGGGATCGCGGCACGTAAGCCGTAA
- a CDS encoding ATP-binding protein: MMHDEQLKPVLDRLLATRRAKVEGSQAGVCRGLRVLFTGPSGRNKLLAAQLFANELSVDLFEIDLQRIVSKYVGDTEKNLDAFFKAAEASDAVLLFDDTDHLFGESMPAAEDSGRFPNLNVAQLRQRIESYDGVVVLGADDRAHIDPNLARQCDEVVELNDD, from the coding sequence ATGATGCACGATGAACAATTGAAGCCGGTGCTCGACCGCCTGCTGGCCACGCGCCGCGCCAAGGTCGAAGGCAGCCAGGCCGGCGTCTGCCGGGGGCTGCGCGTGTTGTTCACCGGCCCTTCGGGCAGGAACAAGCTGCTCGCGGCGCAATTGTTCGCGAACGAGCTGTCGGTCGACCTGTTCGAAATCGACCTGCAGCGCATCGTCAGCAAGTACGTCGGCGATACCGAGAAGAACCTCGACGCATTCTTCAAGGCGGCGGAAGCGTCCGATGCCGTGCTGCTGTTCGACGATACGGATCACCTGTTCGGGGAAAGCATGCCGGCGGCGGAAGACTCCGGGCGCTTTCCCAATCTCAACGTCGCGCAGCTGCGGCAGCGGATCGAGAGCTACGACGGCGTCGTTGTGCTGGGCGCCGACGATCGCGCGCACATCGATCCGAATCTCGCCAGGCAATGCGACGAGGTCGTCGAGCTCAACGACGACTAG
- a CDS encoding superoxide dismutase gives MVSADVTRQKYPFTLPDLPYAYDALEPHLDQKTLQLHHREHHATYVKKLNEALAKEETLQQLTLAQLLRDPDKLPPAVRTAVINNGGGHLLHDLFWNSLAPAPAKAPSSAFGKALNDSFGSLEDFRKKFSAAAAGHFASGWVALTVEHATRKLAIEALKDHTVPRPGDKTAVLILDVWEHAYYLKFQNRRPEFIEAFWNVANWAHADELFVSAKAAA, from the coding sequence ATGGTGTCAGCCGACGTCACCCGACAGAAATATCCGTTCACGCTTCCCGATCTGCCCTACGCATACGACGCGCTGGAGCCGCACCTCGATCAGAAAACATTGCAGCTGCATCATCGCGAGCACCACGCCACCTACGTGAAGAAACTCAACGAAGCGTTGGCGAAGGAAGAAACGCTCCAGCAGCTCACACTCGCGCAATTGCTGCGCGACCCCGACAAACTACCGCCGGCCGTGCGCACCGCCGTGATCAACAATGGTGGCGGCCACCTGCTGCACGACCTGTTCTGGAATTCGCTGGCGCCCGCGCCGGCGAAAGCGCCGTCGAGCGCATTCGGCAAGGCGTTGAACGATTCCTTCGGTTCGCTCGAAGACTTCCGCAAGAAGTTCAGTGCTGCCGCCGCCGGACATTTCGCCAGCGGCTGGGTGGCGCTGACCGTCGAACACGCCACGCGGAAACTCGCGATCGAAGCTCTGAAAGATCACACCGTGCCCCGACCGGGCGACAAAACGGCGGTGTTGATCCTCGATGTCTGGGAGCACGCGTACTACCTCAAATTCCAGAACCGGCGGCCCGAATTCATCGAAGCGTTCTGGAACGTGGCCAATTGGGCGCACGCGGACGAATTGTTCGTGAGCGCGAAGGCGGCGGCGTGA
- a CDS encoding glutathione S-transferase N-terminal domain-containing protein, whose product MIDLYFWPTGNGKKITIMLEETGLQYRIFPVNINKGDQFKDDFLALSPNNKMPAMVDGGIAIFESGAILQYLAEKTGKLLPADTLGKYRVLQWLYWQVGGLGPMAGQAHHFLKYSPQKIEYAMHRFQTEVARLYKVLDTQLGKSEYIAGDYSIADIAAWPWVVRYDWQGQKLEDFPNVKRWFESVGARPAVQRGAAVGADLMNAAPAATDEDKKRLFGFRDQDLK is encoded by the coding sequence GTGATCGACCTCTACTTCTGGCCCACGGGCAATGGCAAGAAGATCACCATCATGCTCGAGGAAACCGGGCTGCAATATCGCATCTTCCCCGTGAACATTAATAAGGGAGATCAGTTCAAAGACGATTTCCTTGCGCTAAGTCCTAACAACAAGATGCCCGCCATGGTCGACGGCGGCATCGCGATCTTCGAGTCCGGCGCGATCCTGCAATACCTCGCCGAGAAGACGGGGAAACTCTTACCCGCCGATACCCTCGGTAAATACCGAGTGCTGCAGTGGTTGTACTGGCAGGTCGGCGGTCTCGGCCCGATGGCCGGCCAGGCACACCACTTCCTCAAGTACTCGCCGCAGAAGATCGAATACGCCATGCATCGCTTCCAGACCGAGGTCGCGCGGCTCTACAAGGTGCTCGACACGCAGCTCGGCAAGTCCGAGTACATCGCGGGCGACTACTCCATCGCCGACATCGCCGCCTGGCCGTGGGTGGTCCGGTACGACTGGCAGGGACAGAAGTTAGAGGATTTTCCCAACGTCAAACGCTGGTTCGAAAGCGTCGGCGCCCGCCCGGCCGTGCAGCGCGGCGCCGCCGTGGGCGCGGATCTCATGAACGCGGCTCCGGCCGCGACGGACGAGGACAAGAAGCGCCTGTTCGGATTTCGCGATCAGGACCTCAAGTAG
- a CDS encoding response regulator transcription factor encodes MTAHPLRVLIAEDNDDLRDLLVTLVSAESDMKCVGTASDVDAVIASTAEHKADVLVLDLELQGRSSIDVLRAVRTAGHNISIIVFSGHAHPEMIRHTLAAGADAYVPKNGDFELLLDAIRDKRV; translated from the coding sequence ATGACCGCGCATCCGCTTCGCGTCCTGATTGCCGAAGACAACGACGACCTGCGTGACCTGCTGGTCACACTGGTTTCCGCGGAATCCGACATGAAGTGTGTGGGCACGGCTTCCGACGTGGACGCCGTCATCGCCAGCACCGCCGAGCACAAGGCGGATGTGCTGGTGCTCGATCTCGAACTGCAGGGCCGCTCGAGCATCGACGTGTTGAGAGCCGTGCGGACTGCCGGTCACAACATATCGATCATCGTGTTCTCAGGCCACGCGCACCCGGAGATGATTCGTCACACGCTGGCCGCGGGTGCGGATGCCTATGTGCCCAAAAACGGCGATTTCGAATTGCTGCTAGACGCGATCCGCGACAAACGCGTCTGA
- a CDS encoding histidine kinase yields MADKEPGVSPAGVQYDPELEARVAARTEELSLLSTELLRLMEAERSQLAKELHDELGGLITAAKMDMAWLQSHIGATLDGPGQEKFRSVLQMLNQAMTLKRRVVENLRPSLLDHFGLPVALRSHFEEACRAAQVECIVTLPEDLPDLESTAQLTLFRVAQEALINLLKRGGAKHVELVIEPQGEGYLMTVGDDSAAMDEAQQRALTGMRHRMSGAGGNLSVAASPGQGNRITAYVPRSPAGSE; encoded by the coding sequence ATGGCTGACAAAGAGCCGGGCGTGAGCCCGGCCGGTGTGCAATACGATCCCGAACTCGAGGCCCGCGTCGCCGCGCGCACCGAAGAGTTGTCGCTGCTTTCGACAGAGTTGTTGCGCCTCATGGAGGCGGAGCGTTCGCAGCTCGCCAAGGAGCTGCATGATGAGCTCGGCGGTCTCATCACCGCGGCGAAGATGGACATGGCCTGGCTGCAATCACATATCGGCGCGACGCTCGATGGTCCGGGGCAGGAAAAATTCCGCTCCGTCTTGCAGATGTTGAACCAGGCGATGACGCTCAAGCGGCGCGTGGTCGAGAACCTGCGGCCATCCTTGCTCGATCACTTCGGGTTACCGGTCGCGCTGCGCAGCCATTTCGAAGAGGCGTGTCGCGCCGCACAGGTGGAGTGCATCGTCACCTTGCCCGAAGATCTGCCCGATCTCGAATCGACCGCGCAGCTCACGCTGTTTCGGGTCGCGCAGGAAGCGCTGATCAATCTGTTGAAACGCGGCGGCGCGAAACACGTGGAATTGGTGATCGAGCCGCAAGGCGAGGGTTACCTCATGACCGTCGGCGATGACAGTGCCGCCATGGACGAAGCGCAACAACGTGCGCTCACGGGCATGCGGCACCGGATGTCCGGTGCCGGCGGCAATCTGTCGGTGGCCGCATCGCCCGGCCAGGGCAACCGGATTACGGCTTACGTGCCGCGATCCCCAGCAGGATCGGAATGA
- a CDS encoding BON domain-containing protein encodes MQKSKGFVGAVAFVMSLAMVACASTRTQKSPGEQVDDSVTTGRVKAALIADPVTKAHQIDVETFKGTVQLNGFVDTSASKDRASQVAKSTKGVTAVHNNLTVKTTGRTGEEVIDDGAITAKVKAALAGDPRTKAHQVNVETREGKVQLSGFVDSSEAKSTAEELARAVDNVKSVDNELDVKK; translated from the coding sequence ATGCAGAAATCAAAAGGTTTTGTCGGTGCGGTTGCTTTCGTGATGTCCCTCGCGATGGTCGCCTGCGCGTCCACGCGCACGCAGAAGTCGCCTGGTGAGCAGGTCGACGATTCGGTGACCACGGGCCGCGTGAAGGCGGCGTTGATCGCGGATCCGGTCACCAAAGCCCACCAGATCGACGTCGAGACCTTCAAGGGTACCGTTCAGCTGAACGGCTTCGTCGACACGTCGGCCAGCAAGGATCGCGCTTCGCAGGTTGCGAAGAGCACCAAGGGCGTGACCGCGGTGCACAACAATCTGACGGTCAAGACGACCGGCCGCACGGGTGAAGAAGTCATCGACGATGGCGCCATCACCGCGAAGGTGAAGGCCGCGCTCGCCGGCGACCCGCGCACCAAGGCGCACCAGGTGAACGTCGAGACGCGTGAGGGCAAAGTGCAGCTGTCCGGCTTCGTGGATTCTTCGGAAGCGAAGTCCACCGCCGAAGAGCTGGCCCGCGCTGTCGACAACGTCAAGAGCGTGGACAACGAGCTCGACGTCAAGAAGTAA
- a CDS encoding transposase, which translates to MMNRANNKERIFHDSSDYAAMVCFMAAAQQRFPLGVLATCLMPNHVHFVLRPSDDDAISRWTHWLFTNHAARHHRKYATTGRLWQNRFKASAIQQDHHLLRVMRYVERNALRAGLVTRAENWQWGSLNWRIANHPLVSPDVPPVALPDDWTRRVNQPQTAAELDDLRNSIRRQRPIGATDWVETTAKTLGVEFSIRPRGRPRKQPGEIPTTMPLDL; encoded by the coding sequence GTGATGAATCGCGCGAACAACAAGGAGCGAATTTTTCACGACTCCTCGGACTACGCAGCCATGGTGTGTTTCATGGCCGCAGCGCAGCAGAGATTCCCGCTGGGAGTCCTGGCAACCTGCCTCATGCCGAATCACGTGCACTTCGTGCTGCGGCCATCGGACGACGATGCAATCTCCAGATGGACGCATTGGTTGTTCACCAATCATGCAGCCCGGCACCACAGAAAGTACGCCACGACCGGAAGGCTTTGGCAGAACCGCTTCAAGGCGTCCGCAATCCAGCAAGACCACCATCTGCTGCGCGTGATGCGCTACGTGGAACGCAATGCCTTGCGTGCGGGGCTGGTCACTCGGGCAGAGAACTGGCAGTGGGGTAGTTTGAACTGGCGGATCGCGAATCACCCGCTGGTGAGCCCGGACGTGCCGCCGGTCGCGCTGCCGGACGACTGGACCAGGAGGGTCAATCAGCCTCAGACGGCGGCCGAACTGGACGACTTGCGGAACTCCATTCGACGTCAGCGACCCATTGGCGCGACAGACTGGGTTGAAACTACCGCCAAGACGCTTGGAGTCGAGTTCTCTATCCGACCGAGAGGCCGTCCACGAAAGCAGCCGGGGGAAATACCGACCACCATGCCGCTGGATCTGTAG
- a CDS encoding ferritin-like domain-containing protein, whose protein sequence is MNANLKDQVPAGDKAFISDLSALRKRAREQMMKGAVTPSYPEADRLAIVELLQTALATELVCVLRYKRHYFVTHGIRAKFVSAEFLEHAGEEQEHADKIAERIVQLGEDPDLNPATLLSRSHSEYDEATSLRAMLEADLFAERIAIESYREMVNFIGQRDSTTRRILESILAQEEEHAEDLVDLLEDLPKD, encoded by the coding sequence ATGAACGCGAATCTGAAAGACCAGGTGCCGGCGGGAGACAAGGCATTCATTTCGGATCTGAGCGCGCTGCGCAAACGTGCCCGCGAGCAGATGATGAAAGGTGCGGTCACGCCGAGTTATCCGGAGGCGGACCGCCTCGCCATCGTCGAACTACTGCAGACGGCGCTGGCCACCGAGCTGGTGTGTGTGTTGCGGTACAAGCGGCACTATTTCGTCACACATGGCATCCGCGCGAAGTTCGTCTCGGCCGAGTTCCTCGAACACGCGGGTGAGGAACAGGAACATGCCGACAAGATCGCGGAGCGCATCGTGCAGCTGGGTGAAGACCCGGATCTGAATCCAGCGACGCTGCTGTCGCGCAGTCACTCCGAATACGACGAAGCCACGTCCTTGCGTGCCATGCTCGAGGCCGACCTGTTCGCCGAACGGATCGCCATCGAGAGTTATCGCGAGATGGTCAATTTCATCGGCCAGCGCGATTCGACCACGCGGCGGATTCTCGAATCGATCCTGGCGCAGGAAGAAGAACACGCCGAAGACCTCGTTGATTTGCTCGAGGATTTGCCGAAGGATTGA
- a CDS encoding DUF1328 domain-containing protein, translating into MLHYAVIFFVIALIAAVFGFAGIAAGAAGIAKILFFVFLILAVVSFIANTARR; encoded by the coding sequence ATGCTTCACTACGCAGTCATCTTTTTCGTAATCGCGCTCATCGCAGCCGTGTTCGGCTTTGCCGGCATCGCCGCAGGCGCAGCGGGTATTGCGAAGATCCTGTTCTTCGTCTTCCTGATCCTCGCGGTAGTCAGTTTCATTGCCAATACGGCTCGGAGATAA
- a CDS encoding response regulator transcription factor: MNRTRVMIVDDHQVVRAGLRTLINAQPDLAVVAEATSGRDAMDQLRQHTIDVLLLDLSLPDVSGLDVLKHAKAHYESVGVLILSAFPEAQYGLNVLRGGASGFVGKGTEESELFRAIRTVARGGRYVGPDLADLLVAGVRGDPNAPLHSILSEREFQIFCKLAQGESVSEIANRLFLSVKTVSTYRSRILEKMSMKSNADITTYALRNNLVQ, encoded by the coding sequence ATGAATCGCACCAGAGTCATGATTGTGGATGACCACCAGGTTGTCCGCGCCGGCCTACGAACCCTGATCAATGCGCAGCCCGACCTCGCGGTCGTCGCCGAGGCAACTTCAGGTCGCGACGCGATGGATCAGCTCAGACAACACACCATCGACGTGTTGCTGCTCGACCTGTCGCTGCCGGATGTCTCCGGCCTCGACGTGCTCAAACACGCGAAGGCGCATTACGAGTCGGTGGGTGTGCTCATCCTGAGCGCGTTCCCCGAGGCGCAATACGGCTTGAACGTGTTGCGCGGCGGTGCCAGCGGCTTCGTCGGCAAAGGCACGGAAGAATCCGAGCTCTTCCGCGCCATCCGCACGGTGGCCCGCGGTGGCCGTTACGTGGGGCCCGACCTCGCCGACCTGCTGGTCGCCGGCGTTCGCGGCGACCCGAACGCCCCGTTGCACAGCATCCTCTCGGAACGTGAGTTCCAGATCTTCTGCAAACTCGCGCAAGGCGAGTCGGTGTCGGAAATCGCGAATCGCCTGTTCCTGAGCGTGAAGACGGTGAGCACCTACCGCAGTCGCATCCTCGAGAAGATGTCCATGAAGAGTAATGCTGACATCACGACCTATGCGCTACGGAATAACCTCGTTCAATAG
- a CDS encoding DUF2235 domain-containing protein — MALYAFDGTWNSEKDAGRYDLNTNVVRFKDLYTGTKFFYKGVGTKHGTLGKFMGGAFGVGGHDRIEDAQRDMAKQFAAGDRDIDIVGFSRGAALAVHFANVVTDDGVKVDGKVEKPQIRFLGVWDIVAAFGIPINLPGFNFNRINLGYHLGLPKAVKYCYHALALDEARQTFRPTRVKGGCEVWFRGVHSDVGGGNNNHALNDITLRWMLHKAIASGLPMQTDCIGTSCARADIDGKIGENFDPIHNRWREPKPGDRFHYTVGQRPKHANPPDPCTRESELEETQAWGGA; from the coding sequence ATGGCGCTATATGCGTTCGACGGAACCTGGAACTCGGAAAAGGATGCCGGTCGCTACGACCTGAACACCAACGTGGTGAGGTTCAAGGATCTCTACACTGGTACGAAATTCTTCTACAAAGGCGTCGGCACCAAACACGGCACGCTCGGAAAATTCATGGGCGGTGCCTTCGGCGTCGGCGGCCATGACCGCATCGAAGACGCGCAGCGCGACATGGCGAAACAATTCGCCGCCGGCGATCGCGACATCGACATCGTCGGCTTCAGCCGCGGTGCCGCGCTGGCGGTGCACTTCGCCAACGTCGTCACCGACGATGGCGTCAAGGTCGACGGCAAGGTCGAGAAACCGCAGATCCGTTTCCTCGGCGTGTGGGACATCGTCGCGGCTTTCGGCATTCCCATCAACCTGCCGGGCTTCAATTTCAACCGCATCAATCTCGGTTATCACCTCGGTTTGCCGAAGGCCGTGAAGTATTGCTACCACGCACTCGCGCTCGACGAGGCGCGCCAGACCTTCCGCCCGACCCGCGTCAAAGGCGGCTGCGAGGTGTGGTTCCGTGGCGTGCATTCGGATGTCGGCGGCGGCAACAACAACCACGCGCTCAACGACATCACGTTGCGCTGGATGCTCCACAAGGCCATCGCGAGCGGCCTGCCGATGCAGACCGATTGCATCGGCACGAGCTGCGCGCGCGCCGACATCGACGGCAAGATCGGCGAGAACTTCGATCCTATCCACAATCGCTGGCGCGAGCCCAAGCCCGGCGACCGGTTTCACTACACGGTCGGGCAGCGCCCGAAACACGCCAATCCACCCGACCCTTGCACGCGCGAAAGCGAGCTCGAAGAAACGCAGGCGTGGGGTGGGGCATGA
- a CDS encoding alpha/beta hydrolase yields the protein MFDGFTLTTMETNEVAIRLRHGGSGPPLLLLHGFPQTHAMWSKIAPRLAQHYTVVCPDLRGYGGSGKPESSTNHETYSKRAMARDQIEVMKKLGFDKFFVAGHDRGGRCAYRLALDSPGSVSKLAVLDIVPTGDTLRRADWRFGMGYWHWFLLAQAHPLPERMISADPIAFLFRHGQASSDFEAYEDFLQNARDPKAIHAMCEDYRAAVSVDFQQDQADRGIRKIECPTLVLWGSKGVIPKWYDPVGVWKDWASDVRGGELDSGHMLAEEAPDATYEALRKFFG from the coding sequence GTGTTCGACGGATTCACGCTAACAACCATGGAGACGAACGAAGTCGCGATCCGCCTGCGGCATGGCGGCTCCGGCCCGCCGCTGCTGCTGCTGCACGGCTTTCCGCAGACCCACGCGATGTGGTCGAAGATCGCCCCGCGCCTGGCACAGCACTACACGGTCGTCTGCCCGGATCTGCGCGGTTACGGCGGCAGCGGCAAACCGGAATCCAGCACCAACCACGAAACGTATTCCAAGCGCGCGATGGCGCGCGACCAGATCGAAGTCATGAAGAAGCTGGGCTTCGACAAGTTCTTCGTCGCGGGTCACGACCGCGGCGGCCGCTGCGCCTATCGACTGGCGCTCGATTCACCGGGCTCGGTCAGCAAACTCGCCGTGCTCGATATCGTGCCGACCGGCGACACCCTGCGCCGCGCGGACTGGCGTTTCGGCATGGGTTACTGGCATTGGTTTTTACTGGCGCAGGCGCACCCGCTGCCCGAACGCATGATCAGCGCGGATCCGATCGCGTTCCTGTTTCGCCACGGGCAGGCGTCGTCGGACTTCGAAGCCTATGAGGACTTCCTGCAGAACGCGCGCGATCCCAAGGCGATCCACGCCATGTGCGAGGACTATCGCGCGGCGGTGAGCGTGGACTTCCAGCAGGACCAGGCCGATCGTGGCATCCGCAAGATCGAATGCCCGACGCTCGTGTTATGGGGCAGCAAGGGCGTGATTCCCAAGTGGTACGACCCGGTCGGCGTCTGGAAAGACTGGGCGAGCGATGTCCGCGGCGGGGAGCTCGACAGCGGCCATATGCTGGCGGAAGAAGCGCCCGACGCCACCTACGAAGCGCTGCGGAAGTTCTTCGGCTGA
- a CDS encoding phospholipase D-like domain-containing protein: protein MVGRAASIRLTRKLAATGDTSLLDYHLAAMRDIGAPPLLTGNGVELLIDGPRTYEAMFTAIEQAREYVLVESFIFEEAIHGDRKLSGVLQQAAQRGVHVYVLYDAIGSLTTDAKFLGGLGEAGISLCAFNPLNPFDHRFAGLNQRDHRKIVVVDGVTAFAGGVNFSNAYRIASGQARRRGLSRQNALHQGWRDTHIALRGTAAKHLESLFRETWRRAECQGAVLPAFREDAVKGGDTIVQIVASTPDDETNDIYATLLSVITYAQRSIDITMAYFVPDDTLENALRAAAKRGVQVRIILPSYSDFSGVFYAGRAHYRELLDDGVKLYELEDAFLHSKSIVVDGVWSSIGSTNFDWRSFVHNNEISVCVIDAGFAQQMNAAFAKDLADSKEITLAQWKKRGLRERFKELLWLPIQYWL, encoded by the coding sequence ATGGTCGGACGCGCGGCCAGCATCCGCCTGACGCGCAAACTCGCGGCGACCGGCGACACCTCGCTGCTCGACTATCACCTTGCCGCGATGCGCGACATCGGCGCGCCGCCACTGCTGACCGGCAACGGCGTCGAACTACTGATCGATGGCCCGCGCACGTACGAGGCGATGTTCACCGCCATCGAGCAGGCCCGGGAATACGTGCTGGTCGAGAGCTTCATCTTCGAGGAGGCGATTCATGGCGACCGGAAGCTGAGCGGCGTGTTGCAACAGGCCGCGCAACGCGGCGTGCACGTATACGTGCTCTACGACGCGATCGGCTCCCTGACGACCGACGCGAAATTCCTCGGCGGCCTCGGCGAGGCGGGCATCTCGCTGTGCGCGTTCAATCCGCTCAATCCCTTCGATCACCGCTTCGCCGGCCTCAATCAGCGCGATCATCGCAAGATCGTGGTGGTCGACGGCGTCACGGCATTCGCGGGCGGCGTCAATTTCAGCAACGCATATCGCATCGCGTCGGGTCAGGCGCGGCGTCGCGGCCTTTCGCGGCAGAACGCGCTGCACCAGGGATGGCGCGATACCCACATCGCCCTGCGTGGCACGGCGGCGAAACATCTGGAAAGCCTGTTCCGCGAAACCTGGAGACGGGCCGAGTGCCAGGGTGCGGTGCTGCCGGCGTTCCGCGAGGATGCCGTCAAGGGCGGCGACACGATCGTCCAGATCGTCGCGAGCACGCCCGACGACGAGACCAATGACATCTACGCCACGTTGTTGTCGGTGATCACGTACGCGCAGCGCAGCATCGACATCACGATGGCGTATTTCGTGCCCGACGACACGCTCGAAAATGCGTTGCGCGCCGCCGCGAAGCGTGGCGTGCAGGTACGTATCATCCTGCCCTCGTACAGCGATTTCTCGGGCGTGTTCTACGCCGGCCGGGCTCACTACCGCGAGCTGCTGGACGACGGCGTCAAGTTGTATGAGCTGGAGGACGCCTTCCTGCACTCGAAGAGCATCGTGGTCGACGGCGTGTGGTCGTCGATCGGATCGACGAATTTCGACTGGCGCAGCTTCGTGCACAACAACGAGATCAGCGTGTGCGTGATCGACGCGGGCTTCGCGCAGCAGATGAACGCAGCCTTCGCGAAGGATCTGGCCGATTCGAAGGAGATCACGCTGGCGCAGTGGAAGAAGCGCGGCCTGCGCGAGCGCTTCAAGGAGCTGCTGTGGCTGCCGATCCAGTACTGGTTGTAA
- a CDS encoding DUF883 family protein — translation MHVPANQPEFSAAVEPAVEELNRIVDQAETLLRSLGAEGGEAAEAVRQRVTQTLNQAKAKLAATATDAEAVATSLADRADGFVRANPWQSIAIAALLGSVVTLLISKSLNKS, via the coding sequence ATGCATGTACCCGCCAATCAACCGGAGTTCAGCGCCGCCGTGGAACCCGCCGTCGAAGAATTGAATCGCATCGTAGACCAGGCGGAGACGTTGTTGCGCTCGCTTGGAGCCGAAGGTGGAGAGGCCGCTGAAGCGGTGCGCCAGCGCGTAACGCAGACGCTGAACCAGGCCAAGGCCAAACTCGCCGCGACCGCCACGGACGCCGAGGCAGTGGCTACCAGTCTGGCGGACCGTGCCGATGGTTTCGTGCGCGCGAATCCGTGGCAATCGATCGCCATCGCCGCCTTGTTAGGCAGTGTCGTCACGCTGCTCATTTCCAAGTCGCTCAACAAATCGTGA
- a CDS encoding porin family protein, which produces MTTGALAPAAYAQAQDEVSGFYVGGGVGQFNAGIDDVDDVDDTVEGWDDDDTAYKFFAGYRLNRFLAFELDYINLGEPSGAVVPGFNVDASVDGFAPYVVGTIPLGPYFEVYGRLGYYFYDANVGVENEIDGRAEFDEESEDLVYGAGIGANIGEKLNIRFEYEKFDLQGLDDSDALWLTAAWRF; this is translated from the coding sequence TTGACGACGGGGGCTCTGGCGCCGGCGGCGTATGCGCAGGCACAGGATGAAGTGTCCGGCTTTTACGTCGGCGGCGGCGTCGGGCAATTCAATGCGGGCATCGACGACGTCGACGATGTGGACGACACGGTGGAAGGCTGGGACGACGATGACACCGCGTACAAGTTCTTCGCGGGGTATCGCCTGAATCGTTTCCTGGCGTTCGAGCTCGACTACATCAATCTCGGTGAGCCATCCGGCGCCGTGGTACCGGGGTTCAATGTGGATGCCTCGGTCGACGGCTTCGCACCGTACGTGGTCGGCACCATTCCGCTGGGCCCGTACTTCGAGGTCTATGGCCGCCTTGGTTATTACTTCTATGACGCGAACGTGGGTGTCGAGAACGAGATCGATGGCCGCGCCGAGTTCGACGAGGAGTCCGAGGATCTGGTGTATGGCGCGGGCATCGGCGCCAACATCGGCGAGAAGCTCAACATCCGCTTCGAGTACGAGAAGTTCGACCTGCAGGGTCTGGATGACTCCGACGCGTTGTGGCTGACCGCCGCCTGGCGATTCTAG